From the genome of Bordetella sp. H567, one region includes:
- a CDS encoding carbohydrate ABC transporter permease, whose translation MSAPSAMKARTGRVAAWLGAALLLAVWAFPVLWGLLTSFKTERDVLAYPPKLLFTPTLDNYRAVIFGSSSIVPNLWSSVVLSTWATVLTMLVAVPAAYALARLRYPGKRVSGFYLLATQMLPPVGLIIPFYLVLQRIGGLDTYSGLTALYLTFSLPFAIWLMVSYFEDIPFEMEEAALLDRAGRLRTFWYVILPQVKGGIAVTTIFVFLNAWNEFLFAVVLGGNNVRPVTVAMFNFISVEQTQWARLAAGAMLAMAPVILIGLAAQRHIVKGLTVGAVKGGGRR comes from the coding sequence ATGAGCGCACCGAGCGCGATGAAGGCGCGCACGGGCAGGGTGGCGGCGTGGCTGGGCGCGGCGCTGCTCCTGGCGGTATGGGCGTTTCCCGTGCTGTGGGGGCTGCTGACATCCTTCAAGACCGAGCGCGATGTCCTGGCCTATCCGCCCAAGCTGTTGTTCACGCCTACGCTGGACAACTACCGCGCCGTCATCTTCGGCTCGTCTTCCATCGTTCCCAACCTATGGTCCAGCGTGGTGTTGTCCACCTGGGCCACGGTGCTGACCATGCTGGTGGCGGTGCCCGCCGCCTATGCGCTGGCGCGGCTGCGCTATCCGGGCAAGCGCGTGTCCGGGTTCTATCTGCTGGCCACCCAAATGCTGCCGCCGGTGGGGCTGATCATTCCTTTCTATCTGGTGCTGCAGCGCATAGGCGGACTGGACACGTACAGCGGCCTGACGGCCCTGTACCTGACTTTCTCGCTGCCCTTCGCCATCTGGCTGATGGTGTCCTATTTCGAGGATATCCCCTTCGAAATGGAGGAGGCCGCACTGCTGGACCGCGCCGGCCGCCTGCGCACCTTCTGGTACGTCATCCTGCCGCAGGTCAAGGGCGGCATCGCGGTGACCACGATATTCGTGTTCCTGAACGCGTGGAACGAATTCCTGTTCGCGGTCGTACTGGGCGGCAACAACGTGCGTCCGGTGACGGTGGCGATGTTCAATTTCATTTCGGTGGAGCAGACGCAATGGGCGCGGCTGGCCGCGGGCGCGATGCTGGCGATGGCGCCGGTCATCCTCATCGGCCTGGCCGCGCAGCGCCATATCGTCAAGGGGCTTACCGTGGGTGCGGTCAAGGGCGGAGGACGGCGATGA